Genomic window (Lutra lutra chromosome 2, mLutLut1.2, whole genome shotgun sequence):
TGGGTAAACACCCTGTATGGTTACAAGGTTTCTATATTTTATGTGAAGTGGTACAAATATTAACTGTAAATAGGTTGTGTCAAGTTGTATATCTTGATATGGGCTTGGTTTACTCAAGTGTATGCATTTATTAAGATTCATGGATTAGTACACttcacatttatatatttcatcGAATGCAAATTTTacctataaagaaagaaaaattttttttaaaagtaaatctttaGCTAACAATATACAAGCTGAATTCTATAGGAAGAAAGAGTACTGTGATGTCCAAAACTTGTATTACCTGTATTAAAACAATAAGATAGGTGGATTGATGGACAGAGGGATGGATAAATGCGTGCTAAAGTGAATGCAGTAATATTTTAATTGTAGAACCTACATAGTGGTTATATACACATtctctgtaaaatatattttaacttttatatgtttgaaaattttcgtaagaaaatgttaaaaaaagaatactgccAATTTACGTTTGTTATCCGGTCagggtggaaaaaataaaacaggaaaaagggGAAAACTGTGAAATGGAGGATACATAAAACtatatagaaggaaagaaaagagaataaaactaaAACAGAGGTAGAAAGAACCAAACGGTAAGGGAGAGATAgggattggggaaaaaaaaaaagagagaaagaaaaggagattcatgggaaaatggaaatgataaaatgttattattactGTTGGTCTTCTGAAACTTTCCAATAAATTAGTTTTGAagttaaaaattacaaagaagtATCTTGTTATGGGATTCAATATTATGCACATGTGAAAATTTAGGTATTTTCCTCAAGATCTAAAAACTTGTTTACTTCCAGTCTAAAAGTCCCTTTGACTTCCAAAATTGTTTGACTATCTTATGTTTTGCCATTGAAAATTCTATAGGGCATCACTTGCAGTTGTAATATTATCAACCACTATTTACTTAGGACCAGATCCAGAAAGAAGCTCGGACTGTACACATTCAGTAAAAAGTTTCCAATCTTCCAAGTTCCACCCCCTAAACTAGCAGCTCTACTCATCACATAGTGTCTCATTTCAAAGCTGATGCTATTCACTTAGCAATATTTCCAGGAAACTTTTGACTTaccatataaatatattcttctttatCATTTCAATGCTAAGTGtttcataattaaataattgTTAATTAAGCTATGCTTCATACATATACTCTCCAAGAAGCAGTATTTttcctcccatccaagtactcatcaggcccgaccctgcttagaaAGCAGTATTTTTCCTTATCAATCATGTAACATCTATGAAGGCAAGGCCCATGTCTAGGAATTGCTACCTAGCACAGTGTTTAGTACACAGAAGGCCCTTGGTAAATATTATTGGATGACTAACTCACAATACCCCTTTCTCAACTGAATGTAAACAAATTATCAAGTTAAGAGAATGGCAAATTTTGATTAATTACAAGAGATATAAGTTTTAATAGCATTCTGTTCCTATGCATGGGAATCCTAGATTTCAACATATTTTGCTATCTCAAATAGTTTAAAGGACTTACTGAGAAATGACtaacttaaaacttttaaaaatggaaagtcgAGCGAcgaatttatattataaaaataagtgcCTGTTTTGCTTATTACTAGTAATAAATCTATATTCTTATAAAgttcaaaggaaagagaaactggtatttgtctttatctaaGTCAGATCCAACTTTTATGAAGACAGTAATAAGCTCAGATCAGAATCAAATAAATTTCAGAACTCAGtttgagaggaaaaggaagggctttagttaaaatctttacaataaaataattatgattataaaTCTCTTCAGTTAAATATGTACACATtacatggtattttaaaaaagaatgaaaatgagtaGTTTTTCAAGCAAATCTAATGCACAAATATACCATCTTTTAGAGTATAATGTCAGTTGAACATTCTTAAATAGCTGTGTCAGACAATGGCTCTGCTTTGTGCAAAACATGAtaagcaaaattaagaaaaattctgcAAAATTCTTTAGTTCCCCAAGgaaattactaaaaaagaaaatagtaaaagggaaaaaaaaggtgtaCACTCGAGCTTGATTGTATACAGAGGCTAGAATGACCAGCACTAATGTAACCCCCATATCTGCTAAATAAGTCCTTGGGTAACTTTAGTTTGAAGTTAATAGTTGAAGTCCTAGCAATTGTGCTTTTATGCAGCCACATGGCCAATAAGGTAGATGTTGTCATAAAGGTGCCCTACAAAATCTTCACTAATGTTTTGAGCAGCACGACGGGTATTTCgaataaattctctttttgacattttattcttCACATGAGGGCTAGTGAGGTCAATGGAAAGTAGAATCAAAGAGTAGCACAGTACATAGACAGCATctggaattaaaaagaaacaccTCAAATTATTAGGTGGTTTGAAAAATGTGGTCCCAAAGGAATTATCTAAtgcaaaatttttcataatataaataaattgagaTTGGCTCATAACTAAACATAGAATGGCTAACTCATCTCCGTTTGTCTGGGCCTTTTCCAATTTTAGCATTGAAAATCCTGTCATGGGAAATTCTTCAGTTCCAGACAAACAGGGATAGTTGATCATCCTAACTGACCACCAATTAATGACTATTTCCTTCAACTCCTAAAGCATTTTAGAATAGTTGAGGAATTTATAATAAAAGCtcattccaaattaaaaaatttcagaattggctttattttcatctttgttttcaaatGTGATACTCCCATTCAATGACCCGTAAAATACATTTGTACTGTTACAAGTATAGTAGTTAAAAAACtacttcctattttaaaaaaaccccacatatttatttacatagaatgtttttataaaaatctaactggaaaatatttaatgacaaagaCATGCATTAACAgtccttcaaaataaaatgtaaacaatttataagattattaaattaatatcttCCTTTGGGACATGTATTTTTAAGGTCCATGGaatttatgtattaatttcaaaagtaaatttttagGGACAAGATTGTTAAACCTGAGCAGtatgcaacaacaacaacaaaacgtcTTTCTATCTACACAAGGCAATATCTGATGTTTACTATCAAAATAGTAACAAACCACAAGATACTTGTATTATTATTTGCTACAACTACTTGCTAGTATTATGGGGTTTTAATTTCAGAATCCTGCAGTCTTAATAAAGCAAAgttaaatattatgttttataaaagcattttcaACCAATTTCATATGATGGGTAAATGTTTTTGTAATCTCCACTTAATAAGCACAATAAAATTTTTGAGATGAAGAGAAAAGTGAAGCTctatcaaatgaaaaaatacacagGATACTCAGGTTATATTGcacatatgtagatatatactCATACACACATTATGAAAATtagttgtattaaaaataaattttagtagaAAAATTCTAGGTGTTAACCTATGTAATATATAAACtatgaaaagctttaaaaataatttctcaagttTTTAGTTAAATTAGTAATACCCAATTCTCAATCAAGAATAATTTTAATGCATCTATAGCTAAGTCTTAACTTTCTTCCTAAAAGAGTGTGTTTACTACATATAAATGACAGCCATGACAAAATATTCTAAACTCACATAAATGTTGTAGTCTATAGAATTACACATTGCTACAAGTAGTAAAAGAAATACTTGTAATGACTGAAAGCATGTTTCCccatggtgagaaaaaaaaagtctcatataCTACTATTTTTACCTACAGGTGGGAAGGGGAATGGAAGGAATTCACTATACATATTCTTACCAGGACTAAGGCCAAGTTCTCGCATTAAATCAGGGTTACAAGCACAGAATCTATGTGAGAACTTTGTTATGAGAGTTTCAAGATACTCCCCACGCTCTTCAGGGGCATGGATATGACGAAAAAATTCTCTCAGTGCATTAGGCAAAAATTGATTTCTAAAATTATGCAACGTTACAAGGTCATCCAAGACATCTCTCctagtggaaaaagaaaaagatatagcTTTAGTCAACAGTTCTCTACTAAAAAAATGATAAGGACTCATAAGTTATGTTTTTGGATGAAACTTTATTATTGATTCTCAGATCAGCTAATCCTACAAAGTATACAtaatccttaaaattaaaaaattcaactcTGATTATTTgagacattaaataatttttaaattttctgtgaatAGGTTATAACAAAGTAAGGTGAAACTAGTAattctaattataaaatgaagaaaaaatttttgcAATATTAAAAGGGGCagcttcttgtgtgtgtgtgtgtgtgttttggctaAATTCAAATAGCAACAgaattctttatgttttttaactATGTAAATAATAACAGTTTTCACTTTTCACAGCAATCCACACCACCAGAGGTAACAACTATTTATgtagactttaaaaaatgtcaacatATAGTATACATTTTTCTagtatttgcttttctcatttcatctGGTATATTGTGAACAGCTTTCTATATCTTTACACAGAGATCTaagtcattctttttaatgactcaTCAGTACCCCATCTTATGGAGGTAATAAATCTACTTATATACATTTGGGttatttacaattaaataaatatttgtgtaagtgtatgtgtgtacatgtgtgtataaatatttgtatatgtgcaCACGTATTTTTTATCAATGACAATCTAATATATAGTCATCCTCTGTTTAACTACACTTCAATTCTTGCTGAGCTCAACCATGATTATAAGATCATAGTCTTTAATTTCTATCAATTGTTTATGGTAGGGATAGGCAAATTATAGCTAGTGAGCCAAATACGGCCCActacctatttttgtaaataaaattttattagaacacagccataaTCATTTGTTTACATACTGTTTGTCTGCTTTCAGACTACAATGGCAGTTATAAATAGCTGTGAGAAAAATTTCTCAACTACATGACCGCTGTATGGTATAGTTTTAAAAGTAAAGCTTAACTCATTAAAAGCATTATCTAACTCATTTCTGAtgaaaacttgaatttttttttttttttttttttacctttcatcAAGATAGATTCTCAGTTTTTTCCAATTTAGTGTTCTTGTACAGAAGATAAACTTTGCTATTTCCTTTGGTGAATCATCTAGGATACCCTTGGACATAAAGTAGTTCACTCCCTAAGGCAGAAAGACAAGTCTACATAAATAAAGTCagtctttatttataaattttatcaatTAGGTGATAGCAGAACAATAACCATAAATTCTTTCCAGCATAAATAGACTTTTTATAGCTTTAACATGCAAAGTACAAGCTAGAACTTGAGCTGAAACTATTACATGTGGTTGAGAGTTTACATGCAATGAAAAGTAGGAAATTCAAAGTTAAGACTCCTAAAGTCATCCTAATTCAATTTTCTGGCTCATGTCAGTTAAAACTGACTATACAGAAATATGGTTtatatggtggtggtggttggggggcaggggaaacTACTATGTAGACTTTAAAATAATCCTTGAAACAAACACTTCCACTGCCTAATAGAAAACATGATTTCTTAGACATATTCTAATACACTATTCAAGGAAAAAGCttcttgagaaaaaaagattctccaaATCAAAGATCAACAATTTTATTCTGtaaagaaagataattaaattatttgactTAAAGTAGGCACAGTTCCAGGTGGGTTTATTGTCTGTACACACTTTGGCTTTAGTGTGTAGCATCGCTATGTTACACAAGAATTTAGCTTCAACATATAGTGAGGCaaaatataagacaaaacaatTGCAATGTTTTTTCATAGGATTTATCTTTGAATTTCCTTTTCCCTGCATGCAAAGTTTTCCAGAGAAGCATTATCCACAGTTTGTACCTATTTTAGATttaaatcaacaacaacaaaacatcaacaaaaaaattgaacaatGAAACCAATGTTTTCTCATGTATATGGAGGTCACATTCAAATAAATACCTTATGTGGATTTGAATGTGCAGTTATTGAAATAAAAGGCAGGTGTGTTTATTTCAACTCGTAGTTATCCAGATACATGCGTTCCCATGAATACTTATGTCTGGATAATAGCACACTGTGTGCAGTTAATTAGTAGAgaaaatgatgtattatataCACGCAACATAGTGTTTTCACACATAAATTCCTTCAGCATTTCTTCCCTTTTACAAA
Coding sequences:
- the FBXO8 gene encoding F-box only protein 8 isoform X2 — translated: MLNDLSKQGLQMGQGLWRVARNQQLQQEGYSEQGYLSREQSRRMAANNISNTSHRKQVQGGIDIYHLLKARKSKEQEGFINLEMLPPELSFTILSYLNATDLCLASCVWQDLANDELLWQGLCKSTWGHCSIYNKNPPLGFSFRKLYMQLDEGSLTFNANPEEGVNYFMSKGILDDSPKEIAKFIFCTRTLNWKKLRIYLDERRDVLDDLVTLHNFRNQFLPNALREFFRHIHAPEERGEYLETLITKFSHRFCACNPDLMRELGLSPDAVYVLCYSLILLSIDLTSPHVKNKMSKREFIRNTRRAAQNISEDFVGHLYDNIYLIGHVAA